One genomic window of Cricetulus griseus strain 17A/GY chromosome 3, alternate assembly CriGri-PICRH-1.0, whole genome shotgun sequence includes the following:
- the Hif1an gene encoding hypoxia-inducible factor 1-alpha inhibitor isoform X2 yields the protein MRKGDSRWPSGAKRDRQNRRRGLRGQAVVEPGRSGRPRAEPRLQCCRSPFGRAPSTRGPTSRSSSLWCASGLLPEGVGLPLPAGPLIENEEPVVLTDTNLVYPALKWDLEYLQENIGNGDFSVYSASTHKFLYYDEKKMTNFQNFKPRSSREEIKFHEFVEKLQDIQHRGGEERLYLQQTLNDTVGRKIVMDFLGFNWNWINKQQGKRGWGQLTSNLLLIGMEGNVTPAHYDEQQNFFAQIKGHKRCILFPPDQFECLYPYPVHHPCDRQSQVDFDNPDYESFPNFRNVVGYETVVGPGDVLYIPMYWWHHIESLLNGGITITVNFWYKGAPTPKRIEYPLKAHQKVAIMRNIEKMLGEALGNPQEVGPLLNTMIKGRYN from the exons ATGCGCAAAGGCGACTCACGGTGGCCGAGCGGGGCCAAACGCGACCGGCAAAACCGGCGCAGAGGTCTCCGGGGTCAAGCCGTGGTAGAGCCTGGGCG ATCGGGTCGGCCCAGAGCGGAGCCTAGGCTGCAGTGCTGCAGGTCACCGTTCGGGAGAGCTCCTTCCACCCGGGGCCCCACCTCTCGCAGCTCATCTCTATGGTGTGCGTCGGGGTTGCTTCCGGAAGGGGTGGGGCTTCCGCTTCCGGCGGGGCCGCTCATCGAAAATGAG GAGCCTGTGGTGCTGACCGACACAAACCTTGTGTACCCTGCTCTGAAGTGGGACCTAGAATACCTGCAAGAGAATATTGGCAACGGAGATTTCTCTGTTTACAGTGCCAGCACCCATAAGTTTTTGTACTATGATGAAAAGAAGATGACTAATTTCCAGAACTTCAAACCAAGGTCCAGCAGGGAGGAAATTAAATTTCATGAGTTTGTTGAGAAACTACAGGATATACAGCATCGAGGGGGAGAAGAGCG GTTGTATCTGCAACAAACGCTCAATGACACCGTGGGAAGGAAGATTGTCATGGACTTCTTGGGTTTTAACTGGAACTGGATTAATAAGCAACAGGGAAAACGTGGCTGGGGGCAGCTGACCTCTAACCTGCTGCTCATCGGCATGGAAG GAAACGTGACACCTGCTCACTATGATGAGCAGCAGAACTTCTTTGCCCAGATAAAAGGCCATAAGCGATGCATCTTATTCCCTCCAGATCAGTTTGAGTGCCTCTATCCATATCCTGTCCATCATCCCTGTGACAGGCAAAGCCAG GTGGACTTTGACAATCCTGACTACGAGAGTTTTCCTAATTTCCGAAATGTGGTTGGTTATGAAACAGTGGTTGGCCCTGGTGATGTTCTTTACATCCCAATGTACTG gtGGCACCACATAGAGTCATTACTAAATGGGGGAATTACCATCACTGTGAACTTCTGGTATAAG GGGGCTCCTACCCCTAAGAGAATTGAATATCCTCTCAAAGCTCATCAGAAAGTAGCCATCATGAGAAACATTGAGAAGATGCTTGGAGAGGCCTTGGGGAATCCACAAGAG GTGGGGCCTTTGTTGAACACCATGATTAAAGGCCGTTACAACTAA
- the Ndufb8 gene encoding NADH dehydrogenase [ubiquinone] 1 beta subcomplex subunit 8, mitochondrial isoform X2 — protein MAAAGAAVLGARWLRRATRGVVPLGARTAFHMTKDMLPGPYPRTPEERAAAAKKYNLRVEDYEPYPDDGTGHGDYPKLPDRSQQERDPWYEWDHSDLRLNWGETMHWDLDMYIRNRVDTSPTPVSWHVMCKHLFGFVAFMAFMFWVGAIFPSYQPVGPKQYPYNNLYLERGGDPTKEPEQVVHYEI, from the exons ATGGCGGCGGCCGGGGCTGCGGTCCTGGGAGCCCGGTGGCTGCGGAGGGCGACCCGCGGCGTGGTGCCTCTGGGGGCACGGACAG CCTTCCACATGACCAAGGACATGCTGCCCGGGCCGTATCCCAGGACCCCGGAAGAGCGGGCCGCCGCCGCCAAGAAGTACAATCTGCGCGTGGAGGACTACGAGCCGTACCCGGACGACGGCACGGG GCACGGTGACTACCCGAAGCTCCCTGACCGATCCCAGCAGGAGAGGGATCCATGGTATGAGTGGGACCACTCAGACCTGAGGTTGAACTGGGGTGAAACG ATGCACTGGGACCTAGACATGTATATCAGGAACCGTGTGGATACATCCCCTACACCTGTTTCTTGGCATGTCATGTGTAAACATCTCTTCGGCTTCGTGGCCTTCATGGCTTTCATGTTCTGGGTTGGGGCGATTTTCCCTTCCTACCAGCCTGTG gGGCCGAAGCAATACCCTTACAACAATCTGTACCTGGAACGAGGCGGTGATCCTACCAAAGAACCCGAGCAGGTGGTTCACTATGAGATCTGA
- the Ndufb8 gene encoding NADH dehydrogenase [ubiquinone] 1 beta subcomplex subunit 8, mitochondrial isoform X3, translating to MTKDMLPGPYPRTPEERAAAAKKYNLRVEDYEPYPDDGTGHGDYPKLPDRSQQERDPWYEWDHSDLRLNWGETMHWDLDMYIRNRVDTSPTPVSWHVMCKHLFGFVAFMAFMFWVGAIFPSYQPVGPKQYPYNNLYLERGGDPTKEPEQVVHYEI from the exons ATGACCAAGGACATGCTGCCCGGGCCGTATCCCAGGACCCCGGAAGAGCGGGCCGCCGCCGCCAAGAAGTACAATCTGCGCGTGGAGGACTACGAGCCGTACCCGGACGACGGCACGGG GCACGGTGACTACCCGAAGCTCCCTGACCGATCCCAGCAGGAGAGGGATCCATGGTATGAGTGGGACCACTCAGACCTGAGGTTGAACTGGGGTGAAACG ATGCACTGGGACCTAGACATGTATATCAGGAACCGTGTGGATACATCCCCTACACCTGTTTCTTGGCATGTCATGTGTAAACATCTCTTCGGCTTCGTGGCCTTCATGGCTTTCATGTTCTGGGTTGGGGCGATTTTCCCTTCCTACCAGCCTGTG gGGCCGAAGCAATACCCTTACAACAATCTGTACCTGGAACGAGGCGGTGATCCTACCAAAGAACCCGAGCAGGTGGTTCACTATGAGATCTGA